One Bacteroidales bacterium DNA window includes the following coding sequences:
- the nrfH gene encoding cytochrome c nitrite reductase small subunit — MKKLIQDLKPPGRWQLPVIILSGIFTGLAIYIFIISNAASYLSDKPETCINCHVMNPQYASWQHSSHREVANCNDCHVPHNNVFNKYFFKAKDGMRHSTMFTLRMEPQVIQIKEAGRKVVHQNCIRCHGNLLEVPHMQALANSDYYLQRTERECWDCHRETPHGRVNSLSATPYARVPALENPVPEWLQKILENNENK, encoded by the coding sequence ATGAAGAAACTTATCCAAGATCTCAAACCACCCGGCAGATGGCAGTTGCCGGTGATAATACTTTCAGGCATCTTTACCGGATTAGCCATCTACATATTTATTATTTCAAATGCTGCCTCCTACCTTTCTGACAAGCCTGAGACGTGCATCAATTGTCATGTCATGAATCCGCAGTACGCTTCATGGCAGCACAGTTCACACAGGGAAGTAGCTAATTGCAACGACTGCCACGTTCCCCATAACAACGTCTTTAATAAATACTTTTTCAAAGCAAAGGATGGGATGCGGCATTCCACTATGTTCACACTTCGCATGGAACCACAGGTGATCCAAATCAAAGAGGCAGGAAGGAAGGTGGTTCATCAGAATTGTATCCGTTGTCATGGCAACTTACTTGAAGTCCCTCATATGCAGGCCCTTGCAAATTCTGATTATTATCTTCAAAGGACTGAAAGAGAATGTTGGGATTGCCATCGTGAAACACCACATGGCAGAGTGAATAGTCTTTCTGCAACGCCATATGCCCGTGTTCCGGCACTGGAAAATCCTGTTCCGGAATGGCTTCAGAAAATTTTAGAAAACAATGAAAACAAATAA
- a CDS encoding alginate export family protein, giving the protein MKKIVYLLLFLCAIVWQVNGQSFEMSGQLRPRAEYRQGYKSLIGSGVDPAFSISQRTRLNLIYSNKKLKSAISLQDVRVWGDVVTSNKSDLNGTMLYQAWGEYFFAENFSMKVGRQPIIYDDQRLFGGSDWNQQARSHDAFLLKFNPTKTNTIQLGFAYNQSSDKDTGNYYSLGTNYKALQYLYIHVENPGKLVASFYLANLGMPASVMADSVWSQETRYSQTLGPLLQFNGKKLKASASFYLQVGQSQKGVDKNAWFLGGDISYLMQTNWSFGAGIQHLSGNSQVNPDAKDHEFSTLFGTGHKFNGWMDYFYAGSSHKGVGLTDLYIPVVYKKEKLSSEIQLHYYRAAASVKKASEPSQSMDPYLGFEAGILCSYTFSPDLAISGGYSRMFGTETLQAIKGGNKDDTQQWAWVMLSFNPTFFKVEK; this is encoded by the coding sequence ATGAAAAAAATAGTCTATCTCTTATTATTTCTCTGTGCTATAGTATGGCAAGTCAATGGACAGTCCTTTGAAATGTCAGGTCAATTGAGGCCAAGAGCTGAGTATCGCCAGGGGTATAAATCCCTGATTGGTTCAGGAGTTGATCCGGCTTTTTCGATTTCACAGAGAACCCGCCTGAACCTGATTTATTCCAACAAGAAACTGAAATCAGCTATTTCATTACAAGATGTTAGGGTCTGGGGTGATGTGGTCACCTCTAATAAATCGGATCTCAATGGAACCATGCTTTATCAGGCCTGGGGAGAATATTTTTTCGCGGAAAACTTCTCAATGAAAGTAGGGCGGCAACCGATTATTTATGATGATCAGAGGTTATTCGGGGGATCAGACTGGAATCAGCAAGCCAGGAGTCATGATGCCTTTTTATTGAAATTCAATCCCACGAAGACCAATACCATTCAGTTGGGATTTGCCTATAATCAGAGCAGCGATAAGGATACAGGCAATTATTACTCACTTGGCACCAATTACAAGGCACTCCAATACCTGTACATTCATGTTGAGAACCCCGGAAAACTGGTGGCAAGTTTCTACCTGGCGAATTTGGGAATGCCTGCTTCGGTGATGGCTGATTCAGTCTGGAGCCAGGAAACCCGCTATTCTCAAACCCTTGGACCCCTTTTACAATTTAATGGGAAGAAGCTGAAAGCCAGTGCTTCATTCTATTTACAGGTAGGCCAATCCCAGAAGGGTGTCGATAAGAATGCCTGGTTTCTTGGAGGTGATATCAGCTATTTAATGCAGACAAACTGGTCATTTGGAGCAGGTATACAGCATCTCAGCGGAAATAGCCAGGTAAATCCTGATGCCAAAGACCATGAGTTTTCTACCTTATTTGGAACCGGGCATAAGTTCAACGGATGGATGGATTATTTCTATGCAGGCAGCAGTCATAAAGGGGTAGGATTGACAGATCTCTATATTCCTGTCGTTTATAAGAAGGAGAAATTATCATCGGAAATCCAGCTTCATTACTACAGGGCCGCTGCTTCGGTTAAAAAAGCATCTGAACCTTCTCAAAGTATGGATCCTTACCTTGGTTTCGAAGCAGGAATCCTTTGTTCATATACATTCAGTCCTGATTTAGCGATCTCCGGCGGTTATTCCAGGATGTTTGGTACTGAAACGCTTCAGGCAATTAAGGGAGGAAATAAGGACGATACCCAGCAATGGGCGTGGGTCATGCTATCGTTTAATCCCACATTTTTCAAGGTCGAAAAATAA
- the nrfA gene encoding ammonia-forming cytochrome c nitrite reductase, which yields MENNKRKPLFYWILFLATAVIVFLLGMLATSITNRRAEKEYVYKPMVEIKQGEPRNEEWGKNFPREYQSYIQTLDTGFRSKYNGNAVIDMLEIDPRLVVLWAGYGFSKDYKQGRGHYYAVQDITNTLRTGSPSEGNPSPQPNTCWSCKSPDVVRLMTANSPADFYKGTWEQKGPEIVNPIGCGDCHDTKTMNLIITRPALIEAFNRQGKDITKATHQEMRTLVCAQCHVEYYFDKHKIEGTAYLTFPWDNGYSAESIESYYDKIEFSDWTHQLSKAPMLKAQHPEYETFMMGIHAQRGVACADCHMPYKSEGGQKFTDHHIQSPLNNIANSCQVCHREEADKLMADVYSRQDKIIENRDKLEELLVRAHVEAEKAWKLGATDVQMKGILNDIRKSQWRWDFAAASHGASFHAPVETLRIIANGITYAQEARVKLARLLAQKGFNEEVPYPDIATKAKAQKYIGLDMAKLNADKEVFKKNVVSEWMNKAKEREAKY from the coding sequence ATGGAAAACAACAAACGCAAACCCTTATTTTATTGGATTCTTTTCCTGGCAACAGCTGTAATCGTGTTCCTTCTTGGAATGCTTGCCACCTCCATCACCAATCGCAGGGCAGAAAAGGAATATGTTTATAAACCAATGGTAGAAATCAAGCAGGGTGAACCCCGGAATGAAGAATGGGGCAAAAATTTCCCTCGCGAATACCAATCCTATATCCAGACCCTTGACACTGGTTTCCGGAGCAAGTATAACGGAAATGCCGTAATTGATATGCTGGAAATTGATCCCAGGCTCGTAGTCCTATGGGCGGGTTATGGTTTCTCAAAAGATTATAAGCAGGGCAGGGGCCATTATTACGCGGTTCAGGATATAACAAATACACTCAGAACAGGATCACCTTCTGAAGGCAATCCCAGTCCTCAGCCTAATACCTGCTGGAGCTGTAAAAGTCCCGATGTGGTTAGGCTCATGACTGCCAATAGTCCCGCCGATTTCTATAAAGGAACCTGGGAACAGAAAGGTCCGGAGATCGTTAACCCTATAGGCTGTGGCGATTGCCATGATACCAAAACCATGAACCTTATCATTACCCGTCCGGCCTTGATTGAAGCATTCAACAGGCAGGGAAAAGATATTACCAAAGCCACCCATCAGGAAATGAGAACTTTGGTGTGTGCCCAATGCCATGTGGAATATTATTTCGACAAACACAAAATTGAAGGTACGGCCTACCTGACTTTCCCTTGGGATAACGGGTATTCTGCGGAATCCATTGAGTCTTACTATGATAAAATTGAGTTTTCTGACTGGACCCACCAGCTTAGTAAAGCCCCGATGTTAAAAGCGCAGCATCCGGAATATGAAACATTTATGATGGGAATTCATGCCCAGCGTGGTGTTGCATGTGCCGATTGCCATATGCCTTATAAGAGTGAAGGCGGACAGAAATTCACCGACCATCATATTCAAAGCCCATTGAATAATATTGCCAACTCCTGCCAGGTATGTCACAGGGAAGAAGCTGATAAACTGATGGCTGACGTGTATTCCCGACAGGATAAGATTATTGAAAACCGGGATAAACTTGAAGAATTGTTGGTCAGGGCCCATGTTGAAGCAGAAAAAGCCTGGAAACTGGGAGCAACAGATGTCCAGATGAAAGGAATTCTGAATGATATTAGGAAGTCTCAATGGCGTTGGGATTTTGCCGCTGCCAGCCATGGAGCTTCGTTCCATGCACCTGTTGAAACCCTCAGGATTATTGCCAATGGAATCACCTATGCCCAGGAAGCAAGGGTTAAACTTGCCAGGTTATTGGCACAAAAAGGATTTAATGAAGAGGTACCCTATCCTGATATTGCTACAAAAGCCAAAGCTCAGAAATACATAGGGCTGGACATGGCCAAACTCAATGCTGATAAGGAAGTTTTTAAGAAAAATGTTGTGTCTGAATGGATGAATAAAGCAAAGGAAAGGGAAGCGAAATATTAG
- a CDS encoding DUF1016 family protein: MNFENLIQNLRVTHDTLLDSVSKAVNTAMTLRNWLYGYYIVEYEQKGEDRAGYGDRLIRSIEKQLKDKGQKGISFTNLNIYRQFYLTYPQIGAALPHYLNKLANIQAVTEQSSDGRDNKIIQAVPEQSQVTNNDPNHQAVHDELRVLDIIAIQVSNQTKGADPKPGLNPVRLLQTLSFTHIVELIKIDDPLKRAFYELECVKGTWSTRELQRQIESLYFERSGLSKDKKKLSEMVRLQAVQLTPHDVINNPLTIEFLGLNDRTLVTESDLEQALLNHLQEFLLELGYGFCFEARQKRVLIDGEYYFIDLVFYHRILKCHVLVDLKIEKFKHSHAGQINAYLNYYRNEEMQEGDNPPVGILLCTDKGETMAKYATAGLEHSIFVHKYQLALPSKEELEQYIAREMQ, from the coding sequence ATGAATTTCGAAAACCTGATTCAAAACCTTCGGGTTACTCATGATACCCTTTTAGATTCAGTATCTAAAGCTGTTAATACTGCCATGACCCTTCGTAATTGGCTTTATGGGTATTACATTGTAGAATACGAACAAAAAGGTGAAGATAGGGCTGGATATGGTGATAGATTGATTCGTTCAATTGAAAAGCAATTGAAAGATAAGGGTCAGAAAGGTATATCTTTTACCAATCTAAATATTTATCGACAGTTTTATCTTACATATCCTCAAATTGGAGCTGCTCTTCCTCATTATCTTAATAAACTCGCAAATATTCAGGCAGTGACTGAACAATCGAGTGATGGTAGAGATAATAAAATTATTCAGGCAGTGCCTGAACAATCTCAGGTTACAAATAATGATCCAAATCATCAGGCAGTGCATGATGAATTAAGAGTCCTGGATATCATAGCTATTCAGGTTTCAAATCAAACAAAAGGTGCTGATCCAAAACCCGGACTTAATCCGGTACGATTACTTCAAACATTATCATTTACTCATATAGTTGAACTAATTAAAATTGATGATCCATTAAAAAGGGCATTTTATGAACTTGAATGTGTAAAAGGTACCTGGAGTACAAGAGAGCTTCAACGTCAGATTGAATCACTATATTTCGAACGTTCCGGCCTTTCAAAAGATAAAAAGAAGCTATCTGAAATGGTTCGACTTCAAGCAGTTCAGCTTACACCTCATGATGTAATCAATAATCCTTTAACAATCGAGTTTCTTGGTCTTAACGACCGGACATTAGTAACTGAATCTGATCTGGAACAAGCCTTACTTAATCATCTCCAGGAGTTTTTGTTGGAATTGGGATATGGGTTCTGTTTTGAGGCTCGTCAAAAACGAGTATTAATTGATGGCGAATATTATTTCATCGACCTGGTATTTTATCACCGTATCCTGAAATGCCATGTACTTGTTGATTTGAAAATAGAAAAGTTCAAACATAGCCATGCCGGGCAAATAAATGCATACCTGAATTATTATCGGAATGAAGAAATGCAGGAAGGGGATAACCCTCCGGTTGGAATTCTACTTTGCACCGATAAAGGTGAAACAATGGCAAAGTATGCCACTGCCGGGTTGGAACATAGCATTTTTGTGCATAAGTATCAGTTAGCCCTGCCAAGTAAAGAAGAATTAGAACAGTATATTGCAAGGGAAATGCAATAG
- a CDS encoding 1-deoxy-D-xylulose-5-phosphate synthase, protein MTPSQGTLLSKINSPYDLRQLPVEELPGLCLEIRQFILEVISKNPGHLGASLGVVELTTAIHYVFNTPDDKLIWDVGHQAYAHKILTGRKDIFYTNRTYKGISGFPRRTESEYDAFGTGHSSTSISAALGMAVASALSGNRKQQHIAVIGDGSMTGGMAMEALNNAGVSKANLLVILNDNGIAIDKNVGGLSNYLTDITTSRTYNRLRDKIWVLMGGKTRYGANSRAVVKQFGNALKTTLLKESNLFEAFGFRYFGPVDGHDVVRLAHLMKDLKNIPGPKLLHIVTTKGKGFERAEKEQTLYHAPGQFDKETGVLKETQCQNQPPKYQVVFGKTIIELAEQNEKIVGVTPAMPTGCSLNLMMAKMPHRAFDVGIAEQHAVTFSAGMAARGLIPFCNIYSTFMQRAYDQLIHDVALQKLNVVFCLDRGGLVGEDGATHHGVYDLAYLRAIPNLTICSPMDELELRNMMYTAQLPGMGPFAIRYPRGRGISPDWKKPFEALTVGKGRKIRDGKDLAIITIGHSGNYALSACEILMGKGIDAALFDIRFLKPLDEDLLLSVFRNFKKVITVEDGTILGGLGSAVIEFANDHGFSAEIHRLGVPDRFIEQGTLEELHRECGFDVEGIVEAGCKLNSEVQ, encoded by the coding sequence ATGACGCCTTCGCAAGGTACCTTACTTTCGAAGATTAATTCACCTTATGACCTGAGACAACTCCCGGTTGAGGAATTGCCCGGGCTTTGCCTTGAGATCAGGCAATTCATCCTGGAAGTGATTTCAAAGAACCCGGGACACCTGGGTGCCAGCCTGGGTGTGGTGGAGTTAACAACGGCCATTCATTATGTTTTTAATACACCTGATGATAAGTTGATTTGGGATGTAGGCCACCAGGCTTATGCCCATAAAATTCTCACAGGAAGGAAGGATATATTTTATACCAATCGCACGTATAAAGGCATCAGCGGTTTTCCACGAAGGACTGAAAGTGAATATGATGCTTTTGGAACCGGCCACTCTTCAACCAGCATTTCTGCTGCTTTAGGAATGGCCGTTGCTTCTGCACTTTCAGGCAACAGGAAACAACAACATATTGCTGTTATCGGCGATGGATCCATGACCGGTGGCATGGCCATGGAAGCATTGAACAATGCAGGGGTTTCCAAGGCGAACCTATTGGTAATCCTTAACGACAACGGTATTGCTATCGATAAGAATGTTGGTGGATTATCGAACTACCTTACTGATATTACAACTTCCCGGACCTATAATCGCCTTCGCGACAAAATATGGGTCCTTATGGGTGGAAAAACCCGGTATGGAGCCAATTCCCGTGCTGTGGTTAAACAGTTCGGAAATGCACTGAAAACTACCCTGCTCAAGGAGAGTAACCTTTTCGAAGCATTCGGATTCCGTTACTTCGGACCGGTTGACGGGCATGATGTTGTTCGTCTGGCCCACCTGATGAAAGACCTGAAGAATATCCCCGGTCCCAAACTGTTGCATATTGTTACTACCAAAGGCAAAGGATTTGAGCGTGCAGAAAAAGAACAGACTTTATACCATGCGCCCGGACAGTTTGATAAGGAAACCGGGGTATTAAAGGAAACCCAGTGCCAGAATCAACCACCCAAGTACCAGGTGGTATTTGGTAAGACGATCATTGAACTGGCTGAACAAAACGAAAAAATAGTAGGTGTCACACCAGCCATGCCAACAGGTTGTTCCCTCAATCTGATGATGGCTAAAATGCCTCATCGTGCTTTTGACGTAGGAATAGCTGAACAACATGCCGTAACTTTCTCCGCAGGGATGGCTGCAAGAGGGCTGATTCCTTTTTGCAATATTTATTCAACATTCATGCAAAGGGCTTACGACCAGTTGATTCATGATGTGGCCCTCCAGAAACTGAATGTTGTATTCTGCCTGGATCGTGGCGGACTGGTTGGTGAAGATGGAGCTACCCATCATGGAGTGTATGACCTTGCTTACCTGAGAGCCATTCCCAACCTCACGATATGCAGTCCGATGGACGAGCTGGAACTCAGGAATATGATGTATACTGCCCAGCTTCCGGGAATGGGGCCTTTTGCTATCCGTTACCCCAGGGGACGTGGCATCAGTCCTGACTGGAAAAAACCGTTCGAAGCATTGACAGTTGGGAAAGGAAGAAAAATTCGTGACGGGAAAGACCTGGCAATAATTACTATTGGACATTCCGGAAACTATGCCCTCAGCGCCTGTGAAATACTGATGGGGAAAGGAATTGATGCAGCCTTATTCGATATCCGATTCCTGAAGCCTTTAGACGAGGATCTGCTCCTGTCAGTCTTCCGCAACTTCAAAAAGGTAATTACTGTTGAAGACGGTACTATCCTTGGTGGATTAGGCAGCGCTGTAATTGAGTTTGCAAATGACCATGGCTTTTCTGCCGAAATTCACCGACTGGGAGTTCCCGATCGTTTCATTGAACAGGGTACTCTGGAGGAATTACACAGGGAATGTGGGTTTGATGTGGAAGGGATTGTTGAAGCGGGTTGCAAACTGAATTCAGAGGTTCAATAA